The following are encoded in a window of Trichomycterus rosablanca isolate fTriRos1 chromosome 13, fTriRos1.hap1, whole genome shotgun sequence genomic DNA:
- the mrps5 gene encoding 28S ribosomal protein S5, mitochondrial: MAAATRLCCVLRFSLGGVRSCGALGGTASFSALTRPGAAQICPDAAAVSFVPTFWTQTRHSSFFNKLTADELWRGVLAESGAGSRKGRGKRTKRKMKKDLNRGQSIGEGRGGFLWPGLNVPIIKSGTIQSFSKRGEAEQQELRAELERQRDEWDRRRKMRIKRERGWSGNCWGGISLGPPDPGPNGETYEDFDCRVIEVKSVFNMTAKEGRKRSISALIAVGNGNGAAGFALGKAADRTTALRKAKNRAMHYLYFIERFNNHTIYHDIESTFKRTTLRMKKQNQGYGLHCHRAVITICKLIGVQDMYAKVEGSVNLLNITRALFTGLASQETHQALADRKQLNVVEFSGERGPLPLVVARPQQGARGDPEVEDEVPSTKLHWADVQAAQGMKRSVWAGVKRTIW; this comes from the exons ATGGCGGCGGCCACCCGGCTGTGCTGTGTCCTCCGCTTCTCATTAGGAG gTGTCAGGAGTTGTGGGGCGCTCGGGGGCACCGCCTCGTTTTCAGCCCTGACTCGACCCGGTGCCGCCCAGATTTGCCCGGATGCCGCTGCTGTTTCCTTTGTTCCAACCTTCTGGACTCAGACTCGCCATTCCAGCTTCTTCAACAAAC tGACGGCGGATGAGTTATGGCGGGGTGTGCTAGCCGAGAGCGGTGCAGGATCCAGGAAGGGTCGAGGGAAGAGAACCAAACGCAAGATGAAGAAAGATCTAAACCGAGGACAGAGCATCGGAGAGG GGCGTGGTGGGTTCCTCTGGCCCGGTCTGAACGTCCCCATAATTAAAAGTGGAACCATCCAGTCGTTCTCCAAGCGCGGGGAGGCGGAGCAACAGGAGCTGAGGGCGGAGCTGGAGCGCCAGCGGGACGAGTGGGACAggaggaggaagatgaggatCAAGAGAGAGAGGGGCTGGTCCGGGAACTGCTGGGGGGGGATCAGTCTCGGGCCCCCGGACCCGGGCCCTAATGGAG AGACGTATGAGGACTTTGACTGTCGTGTTATTGAG gtaAAGAGTGTGTTCAACATGACCGCCAAAGAGGGCCGGAAGAGGTCGATCAGCGCCCTCATCGCCGTGGGGAACGGCAACGGAGCCGCGG GATTCGCTTTGGGCAAAGCAGCAGATCGAACCACGGCCCTGAGGAAG gccAAGAACAGAGCCATGCACTACCTCTACTTCATCGAGAGGTTCAACAACCACACCA TTTATCACGATATCGAATCCACGTTCAAGAGGACGACGCTGCGCATGAAGAAACAGAACCAAG gttacGGACTGCACTGTCACAGGGCGGTTATAACCATCTGtaagctgatcggtgtacaggaCATGTACGCCAAAGTGGAGGGTTCGGTCAATCTGCTCAACATCACCCGCGCCCTCTTCACCGGACTGGCCAGTCAG GAGACGCACCAGGCGCTGGCGGACAGGAAGCAGCTGAACGTGGTGGAGTTCAGCGGCGAGCGCGGCCCCCTGCCCCTGGTCGTGGCCCGGCCGCAGCAGGGGGCCCGGGGCGACCCCGAGGTGGAGGACGAGGTTCCCAGCACCAAGCTGCACTGGGCCGACGTTCAGGCCGCGCAGGGCATGAAGCGCTCGGTGTGGGCCGGCGTCAAGAGAACCATCTGGTGA